TGTTTCTACatttgaataaaattaatatGTTTGCTGTCTTTCTTGTGTACAGGTTACATCCATCGGAGGAATGTGCTAAGAATATGAAGAATATCTTCAAGGAGAGGATGGACCTAGAGGGGTACTATTGGAAAATTATCACACCTAAGACAAAAGAGTTTTACTGGGATGAATTTCaggtaataaaataaatatttaaatataattagctatcagataactaatttgcatagtttatgaaacctcaaaaaaaaaaaaaagttacgaACAAATTTTGTTTAAGTgatgagaatttgtgaattaatgtAAAAGAACACAATTGAAGTATATTAATGCTTAAATGTTTTATGTATAGCTTGTGTGTTGAGGATGTTGAAAATATATATTGTTATGAGTTGTTGTAGTTGGGGTGGATGTTGTTTGTTATTGAGAATatatgaagtgtttttaacaggtgcaaTTAATGCCTAATAACTAGGCTGGATAGTCCAAAATTAAAGGGAAAtgttgtcaatttttttttttaaatattatcatCCTAATACAGCTGtctcaatttttatttattttacaacAAAAATACTTTGATTGTCAAGAGTTGACTTCACTCGTAAATAAAGCTTAGAGGCATAAGGCTGCAGAGTGCTACAAGGCGTTAATGTGCAAGGTCAGGAAAGGAAAATCCAAGGTCATCGTGCCTGACAGTACAATGCAAAAATAGAAGGAGGCATAGAGTAGCCCAGAGTTTAAAACCAAAAGGCATCAGTTCACTGCTAACCGCTATAGTGAGATAAGGGGAGTTAGGGCAGGCATCTCTAGACACACAGGGGGTTCAGTTTCAAATGTTACTCACGCAGATAGAATGGTAATGATTTCATATTTACTAGCTTTGTTATTGTGTGTCTATATATTAGTAGTAAATAATCGATCATTATTATAAACATCGCTAAAATCATTATATCTTTTCAGGAAGCCCAGCTTGGCCGAAGACCTTTTCCTTGTGAACTTTTCCATAAGACCCACACTAGGAAGGGCACCTCCGATATGGTTGATGCACGAGCACAATCAATTAAGGTAAGTGAACAAGTATTTTATGTCTTTCAATTATACCAAAAAAATGAATAAGTGAGTTTTTTTATTCAATTGCCAAggaaaatgaatttaaaatatgtGTATTGACTTATGCAGGATGCATTTTTAGTGCTTAAGGAGCAGTTATCTCAACCACAAAAGGGGTGCAGTGACCCTCCAACTATAGATGAGGTCACACTATATTATCatgttaggggggggggggggggggagagaataACAGGGTTTATGGCATTGGATCCCAAGCATCAATTTTCTACCCTCGCTCATCACATGGATCATCTTCTACTGCATCCTATCGTGCTCAGTCGGAGGCAATGGAGGAAGAGATTCAACAATTGCATCAGACTGTTGCAACACTCAAGGATAGTTTGGCTACAATGGAGGAGAGAAATTGACAATGCGAGCTGATGCTGGAGGAGAGATATCGACAACGTGAGCAGACACTGGaggtgtgacacctcttacccgtctacagtgtaaccaagcaagatatgccacacagtgtgccggagcactaaatcatatttcaattcaatttaccccttttttttttactcatttatttataatttttgattaatttgaattttctgtaaattttatagaaaatccagcaaagtgccggctgtaaattggaaaaacagttcttctgaatctgttaaaaacacttccaatataatcataatttcaatctcagccaaccaccaatatattttcaacaatttctcaaatcacttcagtatctcaaaattaaattcctttcatatcacactcaattcaatgagaaatgctcacatttattactgaacatagtttatagataattacatcaaaagcataattacatgagtttataatattcattacagaagtttacaaaatacaaaatatcaaaataccaaaagtggcctaatgtcctaccaaatgtattgcaaatgtgaggtgactctagaatccgtgtgcagatctgaaagctcaccctgtatgaggtctgctggactccctagctatgtctccagtacctgcgcgtggcaaaagcgacacgctaagcaattctgcttaatggtgacaatataaaataaaataactaaaatagagtaaatatgcagaatgtatgtttacatttttggtagacttaatttctgatatttattgtagtattattcgattaaacttttgtaagatttattatcattgcccgagtaacctatactagtcgactagactggataaatgggtaaactggcactaggtactaagtaccttggaccatcacaccataggTCACATTGTGTCCCCTGgggtgtaacagaacagctaataagttgtaataattatcagggataaaacccaagtataacaactcaatcaacatagccaaaggctattatgtcatagaatggcacgtgaggccataaaacacagaatggcatgaagtcatatgcagtactgctaacagaaccctattggcatgccaatctatccaaaccattcttgctaggtgtactagggcatattacactcttaatttatacaattcttgaaattcaagtttaggtgttactattcaattcattagtcaacaaaaatgttgacttttacatggacaataagtacattggttttaatactcccaacataccacattttgcattttaaaattgttggtattgattgcaaataccattctaagcttaatgttaattgttcaaaattttcagatttcaagctttgtgtttactgttccattagtcatttttgcagtgggaatttggcaaaatggtcaacatgaaagttgttccttattttgtctagttacatttctttttttttgaatcattccatttggagttttgtagctcaagttatggctcaaaaacaacaactggccggattataaattttttagattttctggactgaccaaatctatagtattttgagcagtgaatgtaggtcactttttgaatatgttatgatcataatttgggttaggtttcttcataaaagttgtaggtctacatctcatcttgttgttggtaaaattttaggtcaattggacctttctacattgagttatggctaaatgactaaacactgttcatttgattattttgcctaggcagaatgtaggtcacccagattagggcaatctttcgtTCAACTTGGATTGGTTTTCTAggaaaggtttcttcaccaaagttgtgccattatgtgtctagtttcatgtccaattggccttgcaccaatttaacctctacaattctagttattgctgctcaaacctgctggactcatgcccagtcctgcaggttaccaaggacagccacactaacttcaatttccactaCACAAACTACTTCATTTCTGAtttacacatagccaaatggccagtaattgaccattaaaacctactttcactatttaaatgatTAAGGTCTAAAATTCATGcctaaaccctaaccctaatatctcaagtcatacatttacataccttccattgtcctaagcaatgtattgatgttaaaggcagccaaatttcaatttaactctaagaaatcttcaaaactctactaaGTTCAAGGCTATCAAAattttgggatgggcatacacaagatATTTATCAAGTCTCTTTACAAATTTACGCTCATTTTCACTCCTCCATCATGAATGAAAAGagaaaaatcaagtttagtcaccaacctctaatggagctaatccaaagcttgcaagaactcttccttttttatttctttttgctcccaaaagctttactaagaggaaagaacaagaatttgtgttgggaacttaggctttagttgggtaaaaaccaagaaaatcaagcttggtaaagcttggctatggtggacaatgggagagcatgggtgacgtttttgaagaagagAGAGGGCTACTGAAATTTTTTggaattctgcctccttttctctatttttaatggattataattgtatttcttgaattttgattggccaaagattttaatgacctcatgcttacttaaggattaggtaataaatccaatttattttcattttcttttctttcctttgctattaatttttcatcaatgttttttcatattttatgtcatataattcacttacataaatggaaaaGGTGGTCAAAAATTatatctgaagatgaaatgaccaaaatgccctccgtttggcttaatgagccaaaattatgtgtatcgattgattaaattttccttgtgttttcttagcattttattgtcattagaACCCAATAacccttccctgaggtcccaaaaattatttcatgaggttttccccgggtttagggttgctaacggccttcaccgtcacttccccttcgagttactcatcactgggatttcggctcgtttaaccttagtgtatttcgttcctaaaaatttttccttgatttttatgagcattatttagtttctttataactcctcactctagtttatttataatttcaaacattctagctgcccagactgaTAATGGTcgtcggaatagtagactgtacggactagctaaagtgaggatgttacaactcttcccctcttataaaaatttcatcctcgaaatttacctgatgaaaacggttgaggaaactattgcctcatcgtcttttcactttcccaagttgcctcttcagtgctgtagtgcctccaaagcactttcacctgtggaatttgtttatttctcaattccttcacttcccgagctaggatccgtacgggttcttctgcatatgtcaagtccggttggatttcaatctcttccatggggatgacatgtgaaggatctgagcgatatcttcttagcatagaaacatggaatacattatgaattttatccagttctggtggtaaagctagcagatatgccactggtcccacacgttcaatgacttcatatgggccaatgaacctagggcttaacttacactTTCTTCCAAACCGCAgttctttcttccacggtgagact
The Hevea brasiliensis isolate MT/VB/25A 57/8 chromosome 15, ASM3005281v1, whole genome shotgun sequence genome window above contains:
- the LOC110670479 gene encoding uncharacterized protein LOC110670479, with translation MEAQLGRRPFPCELFHKTHTRKGTSDMVDARAQSIKDAFLVLKEQLSQPQKGCSDPPTIDEVTLYYHVRGGGGGERITGFMALDPKHQFSTLAHHMDHLLLHPIVLSRRQWRKRFNNCIRLLQHSRIVWLQWRREIDNAS